A genomic region of Rhodococcus pyridinivorans contains the following coding sequences:
- a CDS encoding MBL fold metallo-hydrolase — protein sequence MTQQPVIIEDTYTGDVTPGGPAQRRRIPGASIVKLAVGEMNNNTYLVTDDATGKSVFIDAANEPDRLVQFLRDNAPELELIVTTHQHWDHWQGLERVAAETGVPTAAHELDADPLPVTPDRILAEGDTVQIGELNLEVIHLSGHTPGSVALVLTERGTGRTHIFTGDSLFPGGVGKTPNDDAFRSLLGDVESKIFDRFDDETIFYPGHGKDSTLGAERPHLGEWRERGW from the coding sequence ATGACGCAGCAGCCCGTGATCATCGAAGACACCTACACCGGCGACGTCACTCCCGGCGGACCCGCGCAACGCCGAAGGATTCCCGGAGCGAGCATCGTCAAACTTGCCGTCGGCGAGATGAACAACAACACCTATCTCGTCACCGACGACGCCACCGGCAAGTCCGTCTTCATCGACGCCGCAAACGAACCCGACCGTCTCGTGCAGTTCCTCCGCGACAACGCGCCGGAGCTCGAGCTCATCGTCACCACCCATCAGCACTGGGATCACTGGCAGGGTCTCGAGCGGGTCGCCGCGGAGACCGGTGTGCCTACCGCCGCACACGAACTCGACGCCGATCCCCTGCCGGTGACGCCCGACCGGATCCTGGCCGAGGGCGACACCGTGCAGATCGGTGAGCTGAATCTCGAGGTGATCCACCTCTCAGGACACACTCCGGGGTCGGTTGCGTTGGTCCTCACGGAACGGGGCACGGGTCGTACGCACATCTTCACCGGCGATTCACTGTTCCCCGGCGGCGTCGGCAAGACCCCGAACGACGACGCCTTCCGATCGCTCCTCGGCGACGTCGAGTCCAAGATCTTCGACCGCTTCGACGACGAGACGATCTTCTACCCCGGACACGGCAAGGACTCGACCCTCGGAGCCGAACGTCCGCATCTCGGCGAGTGGCGCGAGCGGGGCTGGTGA
- a CDS encoding alkaline phosphatase D family protein has product MADLVLGPVLRHIGDTDATIWVETSEPCTVHVLGSSEHTWTVAGHHYALVTVRDLEPGSVTPYEVDLDGRVVWPPVGVASPLIRTAEDDPEDLVLAFGSCRVASESAEPTAVLGKDALVAYAQRMRSLPVDEWPDALLLLGDQVYADELSEEMKRRVGERHDLSEPPGAQVRDFEEYTWLYSRSWSEDNVRWLLSNVPTSMIFDDHDVHDDWNTSYSWRREMEASAWWEERIVGALASYWIYQHLGNLAPSELDEDPLYDRVRNCAGDAEPILRAFASGADEEADGSPGVRWSYRRDFGPVRLLVIDSRCGRVLAPDRRDMVSDPEFDWIEEQTDGDYDHLLIGTSLPWLLPRTMHDLEAWDEKLASGVRGDRWARWAEKLRRAADLEHWAAFRDSFERLARLLLDVAAGRRAETSGCAPATICVLSGDVHHAYAARVRFATPTAGTVYQLTCSPLHNHVPAAVRVAFRAAWGRKAERVVRLLLGPVTTVPETSFSWSKMAGPSFGNQIATLRTRGRVAHLTIERSVDTASGPHLFETVTDLPLTTEDRPPEIPTSRAASRPSR; this is encoded by the coding sequence GTGGCGGATCTCGTACTGGGGCCGGTGCTCAGGCACATCGGCGATACGGACGCCACGATCTGGGTGGAGACGTCCGAGCCGTGCACGGTGCATGTGCTCGGCAGTTCCGAACACACGTGGACCGTCGCGGGGCACCATTACGCGCTCGTCACCGTCCGAGACCTCGAACCCGGATCGGTGACGCCCTACGAGGTGGATCTCGACGGCCGGGTCGTGTGGCCACCCGTCGGTGTTGCATCGCCGCTGATCAGGACCGCGGAAGACGACCCCGAGGATTTAGTGCTCGCCTTCGGGTCGTGCCGGGTGGCCTCGGAGAGCGCGGAACCGACAGCCGTCCTCGGAAAGGACGCTCTCGTCGCCTACGCGCAGCGCATGCGTTCCCTACCGGTCGACGAATGGCCCGACGCGCTGTTGCTGCTGGGAGATCAGGTCTACGCCGACGAGCTGTCGGAGGAGATGAAGCGACGGGTCGGTGAGCGTCACGATCTGTCGGAACCGCCCGGAGCCCAGGTACGCGACTTCGAGGAGTACACCTGGCTGTACAGCCGGTCGTGGTCCGAGGACAACGTCCGATGGCTGTTGTCGAACGTGCCGACCTCGATGATCTTCGACGATCACGACGTGCACGACGACTGGAACACCTCCTATTCGTGGCGCAGGGAGATGGAGGCCTCCGCGTGGTGGGAGGAACGCATCGTCGGGGCGTTGGCGTCGTACTGGATCTATCAGCATCTCGGTAACCTCGCTCCCTCGGAGCTGGACGAGGACCCGCTCTACGACCGGGTGCGGAACTGTGCCGGGGACGCCGAACCGATCTTGCGTGCGTTCGCGTCCGGCGCCGACGAGGAAGCCGACGGCAGTCCGGGAGTGCGATGGTCGTATCGCCGCGATTTCGGACCGGTGCGTCTGCTGGTGATCGATTCGCGGTGCGGGCGGGTGCTCGCGCCCGACCGGCGCGACATGGTGTCCGATCCGGAGTTCGACTGGATCGAGGAGCAGACCGACGGCGACTACGACCACCTCCTGATCGGCACGTCGCTGCCGTGGCTCCTCCCCCGCACGATGCACGACCTCGAGGCGTGGGACGAGAAGCTCGCGTCCGGTGTGCGCGGTGACCGATGGGCGCGGTGGGCCGAGAAGCTCCGGCGCGCCGCCGATCTCGAACACTGGGCGGCCTTCCGCGATTCGTTCGAGCGACTCGCCCGTTTGTTGCTGGATGTCGCTGCCGGGCGTCGCGCCGAAACGTCCGGCTGCGCGCCCGCGACAATCTGTGTCCTTTCGGGCGACGTGCACCATGCCTACGCCGCCCGCGTCCGATTCGCGACGCCGACCGCCGGCACGGTGTACCAACTGACTTGTTCGCCCCTGCACAACCACGTCCCCGCAGCTGTCCGGGTCGCCTTCCGCGCCGCATGGGGACGCAAGGCGGAGCGCGTCGTGCGGTTGCTGCTCGGTCCGGTGACGACCGTTCCCGAGACGTCGTTCTCGTGGTCGAAGATGGCAGGTCCGAGCTTCGGGAACCAGATCGCCACCCTGCGGACGCGAGGACGCGTCGCGCACCTGACCATCGAGCGCAGCGTCGACACCGCCTCGGGTCCGCACCTGTTCGAGACCGTCACGGATCTGCCGCTCACTACTGAGGATCGGCCGCCTGAGATTCCGACGTCCCGCGCGGCGAGTCGGCCGTCGAGGTGA
- a CDS encoding DUF1844 domain-containing protein: MTDAPETPDQDAAAEDVRELADIPAVEVISRAAVMLMSSAAEKLGLADEDPDSSARRDLDEARRVITALAGLITSSVEYLGPHAGPLREGLQALQRAFREASAVPDEPGKGPGEKYTGPVY; encoded by the coding sequence ATGACGGATGCTCCCGAGACCCCCGATCAGGACGCTGCGGCGGAGGATGTGCGCGAACTCGCCGACATCCCGGCCGTCGAGGTGATCAGCCGCGCAGCCGTGATGCTCATGAGTTCGGCTGCCGAGAAGCTCGGTCTCGCTGACGAGGATCCCGACAGCAGCGCGCGACGTGACCTCGACGAGGCCCGCCGCGTGATTACCGCACTCGCCGGCCTGATCACCTCGTCGGTGGAATATCTCGGTCCGCACGCCGGCCCGCTGCGCGAAGGACTGCAGGCACTGCAGCGCGCCTTCCGCGAGGCGTCGGCGGTGCCCGACGAGCCCGGCAAGGGCCCGGGCGAGAAGTACACCGGCCCGGTCTACTGA
- the uvrA gene encoding excinuclease ABC subunit UvrA encodes MADRLIVRGAREHNLRGVDLDLPRDSLIVFTGLSGSGKSSLAFDTIFAEGQRRYVESLSAYARQFLGQMDKPDVDFIEGLSPAVSIDQKSTNRNPRSTVGTITEVYDYLRLLYARAGTPHCPVCGEQISRQTPQQIVDQVLEMEAGARFQVLAPVVRTRKGEFVDLFEQLTVQGYSRVRVDGVVHPLSDPPKLKKQEKHDIEVVVDRLAVKPSAQQRLTDSIETALRLAEGVVVLDFVDREEDAPDRERRFSENLACPNAHPLSIDELEPRSFSFNSPYGACPECAGLGVRKEVDPDLVVPDPDLSLADGAIAPWSMGQSAEYFGRLLSGLADALEFDIDTPWRKLPVKVRKAVLEGSTEQVHVRYKNRYGRVRSYYAEFEGVMPFLHRRLEQSESEQAKERYEGYMREIPCPACAGARLRPEILAVTVSAGDFGAMSIAEVSDLSIAECARFLDGLVLGAREAAIAGQVLKEIQARLGFLLDVGLDYLTLSRAAGTLSGGEAQRIRLATQIGSGLVGVLYVLDEPSIGLHQRDNRRLIDTLTRLRDLGNTLIVVEHDEDTVRASDWVVDIGPRAGEHGGTVVHSGTYKELLDNPESLTGAYLSGREEIEIPALRRPIDKGRQVTVVGARENNLREIDVAFPLGVLTCVTGVSGSGKSTLVNDILATVMANKLNGARQVPGRHTRINGLDQLDKLVQVDQSPIGRTPRSNPATYTGVFDKIRSLFASTTEAKVRGYQPGRFSFNVKGGRCEACSGDGTLKIEMNFLPDVYVPCEVCHGARYNRETLEVHYKGKTIAEVLDMSIEEAAEFFRPVTSIHRYLNTLAEVGLGYVRLGQPATTLSGGEAQRVKLAAELQKRSNGRTAYILDEPTTGLHFEDIRKLLGVINGLVDKGNTVIVIEHNLDVIKTADWIIDMGPEGGSGGGTVVAEGTPEEVVTVEESYTGRFLAEILDGRITAPASAPVRKRATKATKATKATATKTAATKSATKAKTAKKKVAAAS; translated from the coding sequence GTGGCAGACCGCCTGATCGTGCGTGGAGCCCGGGAACACAACCTGCGTGGTGTCGACCTGGACCTGCCGCGCGACAGTCTGATCGTGTTCACCGGGCTGTCGGGTTCGGGCAAGTCGAGCCTCGCGTTCGACACCATCTTCGCCGAGGGGCAGCGGCGCTACGTCGAGTCGTTGTCGGCCTACGCCCGCCAGTTCCTCGGTCAGATGGACAAGCCGGACGTCGACTTCATCGAGGGCCTGTCGCCTGCGGTGTCGATCGACCAGAAGTCCACCAACCGCAACCCGCGGTCCACCGTGGGCACCATCACCGAGGTCTACGACTACCTGCGTCTGCTGTACGCCCGGGCCGGCACTCCGCACTGCCCGGTCTGTGGCGAGCAGATCTCCCGGCAGACGCCGCAGCAGATCGTCGACCAGGTGCTGGAGATGGAGGCCGGGGCCCGTTTCCAGGTCCTCGCGCCCGTCGTGCGCACCCGGAAGGGCGAGTTCGTCGACCTCTTCGAGCAGCTGACCGTCCAGGGCTACTCCCGCGTGCGTGTCGACGGGGTCGTCCACCCGCTGTCCGATCCGCCGAAGCTGAAGAAGCAAGAGAAGCACGACATCGAGGTCGTCGTCGACCGCCTCGCCGTCAAGCCCAGCGCGCAGCAGCGACTCACCGACTCCATCGAGACCGCGCTGCGGCTCGCCGAGGGTGTCGTCGTGCTCGACTTCGTCGATCGTGAGGAGGATGCCCCCGATCGCGAGCGTCGGTTCTCCGAGAACCTGGCGTGCCCGAACGCGCACCCGCTGTCGATCGACGAACTCGAGCCGCGGTCGTTCTCCTTCAACTCGCCCTACGGTGCGTGCCCCGAGTGTGCGGGTCTCGGTGTGCGCAAGGAGGTCGATCCCGATCTCGTCGTGCCCGACCCGGATCTGAGCCTGGCCGACGGCGCGATCGCGCCCTGGTCGATGGGCCAGAGCGCCGAATACTTCGGCCGACTGCTGTCCGGCCTGGCCGACGCCCTCGAATTCGACATCGACACCCCGTGGCGGAAACTGCCCGTCAAGGTGCGCAAGGCCGTGCTGGAGGGCAGCACCGAGCAGGTGCACGTGCGCTACAAGAACCGCTACGGCCGCGTCCGTTCGTACTACGCCGAGTTCGAGGGCGTCATGCCGTTCCTGCACCGCCGTCTCGAGCAGTCCGAGTCCGAGCAGGCGAAGGAACGTTACGAGGGCTACATGCGGGAGATCCCGTGCCCGGCCTGCGCCGGTGCCCGCCTTCGTCCCGAGATTCTGGCCGTGACGGTCAGCGCGGGCGACTTCGGTGCGATGTCCATTGCCGAGGTGAGCGACCTGTCGATCGCCGAGTGCGCACGCTTCCTCGACGGTCTCGTCCTCGGCGCCCGCGAGGCCGCCATCGCTGGGCAGGTCCTCAAGGAGATCCAGGCCCGGCTCGGCTTCCTGCTCGACGTCGGACTCGACTACCTCACCCTCTCGCGCGCCGCGGGCACCCTCTCCGGTGGTGAGGCACAGCGCATCCGTCTCGCCACGCAGATCGGATCCGGTCTCGTCGGCGTTCTGTACGTGCTCGACGAGCCGTCGATCGGTCTGCATCAGCGCGACAACCGTCGTCTCATCGACACCCTCACGCGACTGCGCGATCTGGGCAACACGCTCATCGTCGTCGAGCACGACGAGGACACCGTCCGTGCCTCCGACTGGGTCGTCGACATCGGACCGCGCGCGGGCGAGCACGGCGGGACGGTCGTCCACAGCGGCACTTACAAGGAGCTGCTCGACAACCCGGAATCGCTCACCGGCGCCTATCTGTCCGGACGCGAGGAGATCGAGATCCCCGCGCTCCGGCGGCCGATCGACAAGGGCCGGCAGGTCACCGTCGTCGGCGCCCGCGAGAACAATCTGCGCGAGATCGACGTGGCGTTCCCACTCGGCGTCCTCACGTGCGTCACCGGTGTCTCCGGCTCCGGGAAGTCGACACTCGTCAACGACATTCTCGCGACGGTGATGGCCAACAAGCTCAACGGCGCGCGGCAGGTTCCCGGACGGCACACCCGCATCAACGGACTCGACCAGCTCGACAAGCTCGTGCAGGTCGACCAGTCGCCGATCGGCCGCACCCCGCGCTCGAACCCCGCGACCTACACGGGTGTATTCGACAAGATCCGCAGCCTGTTCGCCTCCACCACCGAGGCGAAGGTGCGCGGCTACCAGCCGGGTCGGTTCTCGTTCAACGTCAAGGGCGGGCGGTGCGAGGCGTGCTCGGGCGACGGCACGTTGAAGATCGAGATGAACTTCCTGCCCGACGTGTACGTGCCGTGCGAGGTGTGCCACGGCGCCCGCTACAACCGCGAAACGCTCGAGGTGCATTACAAGGGCAAGACCATCGCCGAGGTGCTCGACATGTCGATCGAGGAGGCGGCGGAGTTCTTCCGGCCGGTCACCTCCATCCACCGCTACCTCAACACGCTGGCGGAGGTCGGTCTCGGTTACGTGCGCCTGGGCCAGCCGGCGACGACCCTGTCCGGCGGTGAGGCGCAGCGCGTCAAGCTCGCCGCCGAACTGCAGAAGCGTTCCAACGGGCGCACCGCGTACATCCTCGACGAGCCCACCACGGGCCTGCACTTCGAGGACATCCGCAAGCTGCTCGGGGTCATCAACGGTCTGGTCGACAAGGGCAACACCGTGATCGTCATCGAGCACAACCTCGATGTCATCAAGACCGCCGACTGGATCATCGACATGGGTCCCGAGGGCGGTTCCGGTGGCGGCACGGTGGTCGCGGAGGGCACTCCGGAAGAGGTGGTCACGGTGGAGGAGAGCTACACCGGACGCTTCCTTGCGGAGATCCTCGACGGGCGGATCACTGCACCTGCTTCCGCGCCGGTACGCAAGCGCGCGACGAAGGCGACGAAGGCGACCAAGGCGACCGCGACCAAGACTGCCGCTACGAAGTCGGCCACGAAGGCGAAGACCGCCAAGAAGAAGGTGGCGGCCGCGAGCTGA
- a CDS encoding DoxX family protein, which translates to MLVRRIARPMLASIFIAGGIDALRKPEPKAGAAQPGLDQAVNALPASITDRLPSNPETLVQINAAVQIGAGTLFALGKAPRLSALALIGSLVPTTVAGHDFWNVEDPEARAQQRTQLIKNVSLIGGLLIAAVDTEGKPSLGWRSRRAARAAQKSVAAALPGHSSDGHTAETLHTVAERVKTLTEEAGEQGGHILEIAKERAPELAEAARERSSGLLEVARDRGPVLTERARDRSAEILGVARERAPELAEGARERGTELLGLARERTPELADVARKRGSKLWDTTVDRSSEWAKLAEEQSATLNARAHVAAEKARLRAEAARKQGTKAEKKLAKNLKALEKSIEKKK; encoded by the coding sequence ATGCTCGTCCGGAGAATTGCGCGGCCCATGCTCGCGTCCATCTTCATCGCCGGGGGTATCGACGCCCTGCGGAAGCCCGAGCCGAAAGCAGGTGCCGCGCAGCCCGGGCTCGATCAGGCTGTGAACGCCTTGCCGGCGTCGATCACCGACCGGCTTCCCAGCAATCCCGAGACTCTCGTCCAGATCAACGCCGCAGTGCAGATCGGCGCCGGGACCCTGTTCGCACTCGGGAAAGCACCTCGTCTGTCCGCTCTCGCGCTGATCGGCAGCCTCGTGCCGACGACCGTCGCGGGCCATGACTTCTGGAACGTCGAGGACCCCGAGGCCCGCGCCCAGCAGCGCACCCAGCTCATCAAGAACGTGAGCCTGATCGGCGGTCTGCTCATCGCCGCCGTGGACACCGAGGGCAAGCCGTCGCTGGGCTGGCGGAGCCGTCGCGCCGCGCGTGCCGCGCAGAAGTCGGTGGCCGCTGCACTGCCGGGCCATTCCTCGGACGGTCACACGGCCGAAACGCTGCACACCGTCGCCGAGCGGGTCAAGACGCTGACGGAGGAAGCCGGCGAGCAGGGTGGACACATCCTCGAGATCGCCAAGGAACGTGCACCCGAACTCGCAGAGGCCGCACGCGAGCGGAGCAGCGGACTGCTCGAGGTCGCCCGCGACCGCGGCCCGGTGCTGACCGAACGGGCGCGCGATCGCAGCGCCGAGATCCTCGGTGTCGCGCGTGAGCGCGCCCCCGAACTCGCCGAGGGCGCCCGTGAACGCGGCACCGAACTGCTCGGGCTGGCGCGCGAGCGCACCCCTGAGCTCGCCGACGTCGCCCGCAAGCGTGGCTCGAAGCTGTGGGACACCACGGTCGATCGCAGCTCGGAATGGGCGAAGCTCGCCGAGGAGCAGTCCGCGACCCTGAACGCTCGGGCTCACGTCGCCGCGGAGAAGGCCCGTCTGCGTGCCGAGGCCGCGCGCAAGCAGGGCACGAAGGCGGAGAAGAAGCTCGCGAAGAACCTGAAGGCGCTCGAGAAGAGCATCGAGAAGAAGAAGTAG